In a single window of the Papaver somniferum cultivar HN1 chromosome 8, ASM357369v1, whole genome shotgun sequence genome:
- the LOC113303898 gene encoding probable LRR receptor-like serine/threonine-protein kinase At3g47570 has protein sequence MEMKLLHQHLYLNFSIVVLLRSLILIISCMSVSVNCLIVINRAKSNDRLALVAFKNGITEDPLGALSSWNNNNDSLHFCKWKGVTCSHRHPNRVTRLDLESKSLAGSISPHIGNLSFLTDLILSNNSLNKDIPQQIGRLFRLKHLNLSRNILDGEIPSNISRCSNRIHLDISQNNLVGSIPDELGYLSNVKVLWLQHNNFSGEIPTSLGNISTSLTHLGLGYNNLDRIIPNTLSQLTRLKFLDITSNKLSGIVPSSLYNISSLEVFSLMFNQLHGTIPFDIGLTLPNITSFSVSGNSFTGIICQFIQP, from the coding sequence ATGGAGATGAAATTGTTACACCAACACCTATATCTCAACTTCAGTATAGTAGTCTTATTACGCAGCCTTATTCTCATCATCTCGTGCATGTCCGTTTCTGTTAATTGCCTAATTGTCATCAATCGTGCCAAATCAAATGACCGGCTGGCGCTAGTTGCATTTAAGAACGGAATAACTGAAGATCCACTCGGAGCACTGAGTTCGTGGAACAACAACAATGATTCTCTTCATTTTTGCAAGTGGAAAGGAGTTACATGCAGTCATCGTCATCCTAATAGAGTCACTAGATTAGACCTTGAATCCAAAAGTTTGGCAGGTTCCATATCTCCTCACATAGGAAACCTTAGCTTTCTTACTGATCTCATCCTTAGCAACAACAGTTTGAACAAAGATATCCCACAACAAATTGGTCGTCTTTTTCGGTTAAAACACTTGAATCTTTCGCGTAATATCTTGGATGGAGAAATTCCGAGCAATATTTCTCGTTGCTCCAATCGCATACACCTAGATATTTCTCAGAACAATCTTGTGGGTAGCATTCCAGATGAACTAGGGTACTTGTCTAATGTCAAAGTGTTGTGGCTCCAGCATAATAATTTTTCTGGAGAGATTCCGACTTCATTGGGTAACATTTCAACATCTCTTACTCATCTTGGTCTTGGTTATAATAATTTGGATAGAATAATTCCAAACACTCTAAGCCAACTAACAAGATTAAAATTTCTTGATATTACTTCCAACAAGTTGTCAGGTATTGTCCCTTCTTCACTCTACAATATCTCATCACTTGAAGTTTTTTCATTGATGTTCAATCAACTCCATGGGACTATTCCTTTTGATATTGGTCTCACCCTGCCAAATATAACCTCTTTCTCAGTTTCAGGAAACAGTTTCACTGGAATCATTTGCCAATTCATCCAGCCTTAA
- the LOC113303896 gene encoding probable LRR receptor-like serine/threonine-protein kinase At3g47570: protein MFLLTLYWRNKSETKPPLTALDVGNQYMGVSYNELLKATNGFNRSTNLLGVGSFGTVYKGILSLDESKPVAVKVIQLQQKGATKSFMAECDALREIRHRNLLKIVTCCSSIDFQGIPFKALVFEFMANGNLENWLHPYASSVDQLQQKNLTLEGRLNIAVDVASALNYLHRECQSPIIHCDLKPSNVLLDDDLVAHVGDFGLSKFLSNPSSYSWQLNEQDASSIAIKGSIGYISPEYGMGGAASTEGDVYSYGILLLEMFTGKRPTDEMFKDGLDIHNFSKMHMLPERIEEIVDSLLPSELGEVHNDDETISYDVSANERRNIARDKMRQTLISIIRIGVECSSKLPSDRINMSKVILDVQAVKNLFLGGEM from the exons ATGTTTTTGCTCACTCTTTATTGGAGAAACAAGTCAGAAACAAAACCACCTTTGACGGCTTTAGATGTCGGTAATCAGTACATGGGAGTTTCTTACAACGAGCTTCTTAAGGCTACCAATGGATTTAATCGTTCTACCAATTTGCTTGGTGTGGGAAGTTTTGGGACTGTATATAAGGGAATTCTTAGTCTGGATGAATCAAAACCTGTTGCAGTTAAGGTTATACAACTTCAGCAAAAAGGTGCAACCAAGAGTTTCATGGCCGAATGTGATGCCCTTAGAGAGATTCGACATAGAAATTTACTGAAGATTGTAACTTGTTGCTCGAGTATTGATTTTCAAGGTATTCCTTTCAAAGCTCTGGTTTTTGAGTTCATGGCTAACGGGAATCTAGAGAATTGGTTGCATCCATATGCAAGTAGCGTAGACCAACTGCAACAGAAGAATTTGACCCTGGAAGGAAGATTGAACATTGCAGTTGACGTTGCTTCTGCACTAAATTATCTTCACCGTGAGTGTCAATCCCCCATTATTCATTGTGATCTGAAGCCAAGCAATGTCCTTCTCGATGATGATTTAGTTGCCCATGTGGGCGACTTTGGCTTGTCTAAGTTCCTTTCTAATCCTTCCAGTTATTCTTGGCAGCTGAATGAACAAGACGCAAGTTCAATTGCAATAAAGGGATCCATAGGTTATATTTCTCCTG AATATGGAATGGGTGGTGCAGCGTCTACAGAAGGTGACGTGTATAGTTATGGGATCCTTTTGCTAGAAATGTTTACGGGAAAACGACCAACTGATGAGATGTTCAAAGATGGTTTAGACATCCATAACTTCTCCAAGATGCATATGTTGCCAGAGCGCATTGAAGAGATTGTTGATTCGCTTTTGCCGTCTGAATTAGGAGAAGTTCATAATGATGATGAAACTATAAGTTACGATGTGTCGGCAAACGAAAGAAGAAATATAGCAAGAGATAAAATGCGACAAACCTTGATTTCGATAATTCGAATTGGAGTTGAATGTTCTTCCAAGTTACCTTCAGATAGGATCAACATGAGTAAGGTTATTTTGGATGTACAAGCAGTAAAGAATCTGTTTCTTGGTGGTGAAATGTAG
- the LOC113301201 gene encoding glutamate receptor 2.8-like: MVSPLGLRIFEKAKQIGMISEGYSWIVTEGLGSHLSSFNSSVIDSMQGVVAVRPYIPMSKELSSFGVKWKRKFQKENPDVERNLDILGIWAYDTVWALARAVEKLKSANLRFSKGTAASLNSSDVAKLGVSQIGPELLQGISNMKFKGLSGDFQLVDRQLQSKTFQILNVVGTGAREVGIWTLSNGIIKDISLVETSKSTYLTSNKDNLRPIIWPGDTTNILKGWEIPTNHKKLRIVVPLKKGFNEFVKVEKNLGSYSGYEVTGYCIEVFDAALDKLTYAVLYDLIPFQNNDGKAGSYDDLVYQVNVQKFDAVVGDVTITANRSEIVDFTLPYAEGGVSMVVRVKKDMSKDTWIFLEPLEWKLWVTTGAFFLIIGAVIWILEHRVNREFRGGPHPLYQWGTMLSFSFSTLVFAQKERVLSTLGRFVIGIWFFVVLILTQSYTANLTSMLTVQRSDPTYSNINELIKYGYNVGYQEGSFVFGMLKQKGFAESNLNIYRSPEEFDIHVNSSTIQSEYLQVS, from the exons ATGGTCTCACCACTAGGATTACGTATTTTCGAGAAAGCTAAACAAATTGGTATGATTAGCGAAGGGTACTCTTGGATAGTTACGGAAGGCTTAGGCTCTCATTTGAGTTCGTTCAATTCTTCGGTTATTGATTCAATGCAAGGAGTAGTAGCTGTAAGGCCATATATTCCTATGTCCAAAGAGCTTAGCTCATTTGGGGTGAAATGGAAAAGAAAGTTTCAGAAAGAGAACCCAGATGTTGAAAGGAATTTGGATATTTTAGGTATATGGGCGTATGATACAGTTTGGGCACTGGCAAGAGCAGTTGAGAAACTTAAAAGCGCCAATCTTCGATTCAGTAAGGGAACCGCAGCCTCTTTAAACTCAAGCGATGTTGCAAAACTAGGTGTTTCTCAAATAGGTCCTGAACTTTTGCAAGGAATTTCCAACATGAAATTTAAAGGCCTAAGTGGGGACTTTCAGCTCGTCGATAGGCAACTGCAATCCAAAACCTTTCAAATACTCAATGTCGTTGGAACTGGGGCAAGAGAAGTTGGAATTTGGACACTTTCTAATGGAATCATAAAGGATATAAGCTTAGTTGAGACTTCCAAAAGCACATACTTGACATCAAACAAAGACAACTTACGCCCCATCATATGGCCTGGAGATACTACGAACATTCTTAAAGGTTGGGAAATTCCAACAAATCATAAAAAGTTAAGAATTGTAGTTCCATTAAAAAAGGGTTTCAATGAATTTGTGAAGGTAGAAAAGAATTTGGGTAGTTATTCGGGATATGAAGTCACTGGTTATTGCATAGAGGTGTTTGATGCTGCATTAGATAAGTTGACATATGCAGTTCTCTATGATCTCATTCCTTTTCAGAATAATGATGGCAAAGCTGGAAGTTACGATGATCTTGTGTACCAAGTGAATGTTCAG AAGTTTGATGCCGTAGTTGGAGATGTTACTATTACAGCCAATCGATCGGAGATCGTGGATTTTACGTTACCCTATGCCGAAGGAGGGGTATCAATGGTTGTGCGGGTGAAAAAAGATATGAGCAAGGATACTTGGATATTCCTCGAGCCATTAGAGTGGAAGCTCTGGGTAACAACTGGGGCTTTCTTTTTAATCATTGGCGCTGTAATTTGGATTCTCGAGCACAGAGTAAATAGGGAGTTCAGAGGAGGGCCTCATCCATTGTATCAGTGGGGCACCATGCtttctttctccttctcaacGCTTGTCTTCGCACAGA AGGAGAGAGTGCTAAGCACTTTGGGTAGATTTGTAATTGGAATTTGGTTTTTTGTTGTGCTAATTCTCACACAAAGTTATACAGCAAATTTAACATCCATGTTAACAGTTCAACGATCCGATCCAACCTACAGTAATATTAATGAACTGATCAAATATGGGTACAATGTGGGTTATCAGGAAGGTTCGTTTGTGTTTGGAATGTTAAAGCAGAAGGGTTTTGCTGAGTCCAATCTGAATATCTACAGGTCTCCTGAAGAATTTGACATCCATGTTAACAGTTCAACGATCCAATCTGAATATCTACAGGTCTCCTGA
- the LOC113306415 gene encoding uncharacterized protein LOC113306415: MVSSSSDYSSSSSEEDSRIPVAKTRAKKNRTEESKPSPPLNNHRVTYAELMKRKAGDDRMDDFRRRRDRVQRRVLAAEEKLRSRDDGVPSDSDASEDEPVWVPQDLKIKPDRRTREIEKLVKADLEAEREKEEYWDSLYIDPEIRPDFVNGPNSDSDVEFEEDSEKDDDDESDNLGKYDDSNESDE, from the coding sequence ATGGTGTCTTCCAGCAGCGACTATTCTTCTAGCTCTTCTGAGGAGGATTCCAGAATCCCTGTGGCTAAAACGCGTGCTAAGAAGAATCGTACTGAGGAATCAAAGCCTAGTCCGCCTCTTAATAACCATAGAGTCACTTATGCTGAGCTCATGAAGAGAAAAGCCGGGGATGACAGGATGGATGATTTTCGACGAAGAAGAGACCGAGTCCAGCGCAGGGTGCTAGCAGCTGAGGAGAAACTTCGATCTCGAGATGACGGTGTACCCTCGGACTCTGATGCTTCGGAAGATGAACCCGTGTGGGTACCACAGGATCTGAAGATTAAGCCAGACCGGCGTACGAGGGAAATCGAGAAATTGGTCAAAGCTGACCTTGAAGCTGAGCGTGAAAAGGAAGAGTACTGGGATTCCTTGTACATCGATCCTGAGATTCGTCCAGACTTCGTCAATGGCCCTAATAGTGATTCCGATGTAGAATTTGAAGAGGACTCCgagaaagatgatgatgatgaatctgacaatCTTGGCAAATATGATGACTCTAATGAATCTGACGAGTAG